From Drosophila virilis strain 15010-1051.87 chromosome X, Dvir_AGI_RSII-ME, whole genome shotgun sequence, the proteins below share one genomic window:
- the Vps4 gene encoding vacuolar protein sorting-associated protein 4 → MAAGTTLQKAIDLVTKATEEDRNKNYAEALRLYEHGVEYFLHTIKYEAQGEKAKDSIRAKCLQYLDRAEKLKEYLKKGKKKPIKEGGESSSKDDKDKKSDSDDEDGDDPEKKKLQAKLEGAIVIEKPCVQWSDVAGLDAAKEALKEAVILPIKFPQLFTGKRIPWKGILLFGPPGTGKSYLAKAVATEANRSTFFSVSSSDLMSKWLGESEKLVKNLFELARQHKPSIIFIDEIDSMCSARSDNENDSVRRIKTEFLVQMQGVGNDTDGILVLGATNIPWVLDSAIRRRFEKRIYIPLPEAHARLVMFKIHLGNTTHVLTEQDLKELASKTEGYSGADISIVVRDALMEPVRKVQTATHFKRVSGPSPADKEKIVDDLLVACSPGDPGAVEMNWMDVPSDKLFEPPVTMRDMLKSLSRTKPTVNEEDLIKLRKFTEDFGQEG, encoded by the exons ATGGCAGCCGGCACGACACTGCAAAAGGCCATCGATCTGGTGACAAAGGCCACCGAGGAGGATCGCAACAAGAACTATGCGGAGGCGCTGCGTCTCTACGAGCACGGCGTCGAGTACTTTTTGCATACAATCAAAT ATGAGGCACAGGGCGAGAAGGCCAAGGACTCGATACGTGCAAAATGTCTACAGTACTTGGATCGCGCCGAGAAGCTGAAGGAGTATCTGAAGAAGGGCAAAAAGAAACCGATTAAAGAGGGCGGCGAGAGCAGCTCCAAGGATGATAAGGACAAGAAGAGCGACAGCGACGACGAGGACGGCGATGATCCAGAGAAAAAGAAGCTGCAAGCCAAACTGGAGGGTGCCATTGTTATTGAGAAGCCGTGCGTACAATGGTCCGATGTGGCTGGGCTCGATGCCGCCAAGGAGGCACTCAAAGAGGCTGTCATCTTGCCGATTAAGTTTCCGCAGCTGTTCACCGGCAAGCGCATACCCTGGAAAGGTATTCTACTGTTTGGGCCACCCGGTACGGGCAAATCATATTTGGCCAAGGCGGTCGCCACCGAGGCAAACAGATCCACATTCTTTTCGGTATCTAGCTCCGATCTAATGTCCAAATGGCTGGGCGAATCCGAGAAGCTGGTGAAGAATCTCTTCGAGCTGGCGCGCCAGCACAAGCCATCGATTATATTCATTGATGAGATCGATTCCATGTGCTCGGCCCGTTCGGACAATGAGAACGACAGCGTGCGCCGCATCAAGACCGAGTTTCTGGTGCAAATGCAGGGCGTTGGCAACGATACCGATGGCATTCTCGTACTGGGCGCCACCAATATACCCTGGGTGCTCGACTCGGCCATACGCAGGCGTTTCGAGAAGCGCATCTACATTCCGTTGCCGGAAGCGCATGCGCGCCTCGTCATGTTCAAAATCCATTTGGGCAACACCACCCATGTGCTGACCGAACAGGATCTCAAGGAGCTGGCCAGCAAGACCGAAGG CTACTCTGGCGCCGATATATCGATTGTGGTGCGCGATGCGCTAATGGAGCCGGTGCGTAAGGTACAAACAGCTACACACTTTAAGCGCGTCTCGGGTCCCAGTCCGGCCGACAAGGAGAAGATTGTCGACGATCTGCTCGTGGCCTGCTCGCCGGGTGATCCGGGCGCCGTTGAAATGAATTGGATGGACGTGCCCAGCGATAAGCTGTTCGAGCCGCCAGTCACCATG CGCGACATGCTGAAGTCCTTGTCACGCACGAAACCGACTGTCAACGAGGAGGATTTGATAAAGCTGCGCAAGTTCACAGAGGACTTTGGCCAGGAGGGCTAA